One Streptomyces coeruleorubidus DNA segment encodes these proteins:
- a CDS encoding NAD-dependent malic enzyme gives MATAPSVSYSMTVRLEVPASGTAVSQLTTAVESSGGSVTGLDVTASGHEKLRIDVTIAASSTAHADEIVEELRGIEGVTLGKVSDRTFLMHLGGKIEMASKHPIRNRDDLSMVYTPGVARVCMAIAENPEDARRLTIKRNSVAVVTDGSAVLGLGNIGPKAALPVMEGKAALFKRFAGIDAWPICLDTQDTDAIVEIVKAIAPGFAGINLEDISAPRCFEIEARLREALDIPVFHDDQHGTAIVVLAALTNALRVTGKAIENIRVVMSGAGAAGTAILKLLLAAGVKNAVVADIHGVVHAGREDLVDAAPDSALRWIADNTNPEGLAGTLKEAVRGADVFIGVSAPNVLDGDDVAAMAEGAIVFALANPDPEVDPAIARQTAAVVATGRSDFPNQINNVLVFPGVFRGLLDAQSRTVNTEMMLAAATALADVVTEDELNPNYIIPSVFNDKVAGAVAGAVRDAAKAAGATAATSQP, from the coding sequence ATGGCAACGGCGCCCAGCGTCTCCTACTCGATGACGGTCCGGCTGGAGGTGCCCGCGAGCGGAACCGCCGTCTCGCAGCTCACCACCGCCGTGGAGTCCTCCGGAGGCTCGGTGACCGGCCTCGACGTCACCGCTTCCGGTCACGAGAAGCTCCGTATCGACGTCACCATCGCGGCCTCGTCGACCGCGCACGCGGACGAGATCGTCGAGGAACTGCGCGGCATCGAGGGCGTCACGCTGGGCAAGGTCTCGGACCGGACCTTCCTCATGCACCTCGGCGGCAAGATCGAGATGGCGTCGAAGCACCCCATCCGCAACCGTGACGACCTGTCCATGGTCTACACGCCGGGCGTCGCCCGCGTCTGCATGGCGATCGCCGAGAACCCCGAGGACGCCCGCCGCCTCACCATCAAGCGCAACTCCGTTGCGGTCGTGACGGACGGCTCCGCCGTGCTGGGCCTGGGCAACATCGGCCCGAAGGCCGCGCTGCCCGTCATGGAGGGCAAGGCGGCCCTCTTCAAGCGGTTCGCCGGCATCGACGCCTGGCCGATCTGCCTCGACACCCAGGACACCGACGCGATCGTCGAGATCGTCAAGGCGATCGCCCCGGGCTTCGCCGGCATCAACCTCGAGGACATCTCCGCCCCCCGCTGCTTCGAGATCGAGGCCCGGCTGCGTGAGGCCCTCGACATCCCCGTCTTCCACGACGACCAGCACGGCACCGCGATCGTCGTCCTCGCCGCCCTCACGAACGCCCTGCGTGTCACGGGCAAGGCGATCGAGAACATCCGCGTCGTCATGTCCGGCGCCGGCGCGGCCGGTACGGCCATCCTGAAACTGCTGCTGGCCGCGGGCGTCAAGAACGCCGTCGTCGCCGACATCCACGGCGTCGTGCACGCCGGCCGCGAGGACCTGGTGGACGCCGCCCCGGACTCGGCGCTGCGCTGGATCGCCGACAACACCAACCCCGAGGGCCTGGCCGGCACGCTCAAGGAGGCCGTGCGCGGCGCCGACGTCTTCATCGGCGTCTCGGCCCCGAACGTCCTCGACGGCGACGACGTGGCCGCCATGGCCGAGGGTGCCATCGTGTTCGCGCTCGCGAACCCGGACCCCGAGGTCGACCCGGCAATCGCCCGCCAGACCGCGGCCGTTGTGGCCACCGGCCGTTCCGACTTCCCGAACCAGATCAACAACGTGCTGGTCTTCCCGGGTGTCTTCCGCGGTCTGCTGGACGCGCAGTCCCGCACGGTCAACACCGAGATGATGCTGGCCGCCGCGACCGCCCTGGCGGACGTGGTGACCGAGGACGAGCTGAACCCGAACTACATCATCCCGAGTGTCTTCAACGACAAGGTCGCGGGCGCGGTCGCCGGGGCGGTGCGGGACGCCGCGAAGGCGGCCGGCGCGACGGCGGCGACCTCGCAGCCGTAG
- a CDS encoding HelD family protein, whose protein sequence is MAAQAQQETALDSLRDREIGVEQEHLDRVYRRLEEKIHEAEFLMNDAAQRGQVGTPGALAERDAQVFRAGIHLSRLNNEFEDFLFGRIDLLRGKDGKKGPDGAYTAMEPAEGAVREDSTADIAETLHIGRIGVLDQDYAPLVIDWRAPAAAPFYRSTPVDPGRVVRRRVIRSKGRKVLGVEDDLMRPELTAYLDGHELPVIGDGALMAALGQARSHTMRDIVASIQAEQDLVIRAPAASVTYVEGGPGTGKTAVALHRAAYLLYQDRRRYAGGILIVSPTPLLVAYTEGVLPSLGEEGQVAIRAIGSLVDGAEATLYDSPAVARAKGSSRMLKVLRKAARGALELNDSPARLRVVAFGRRLELEAEQLAGIRRTALGGTAPVNLLRPRARKLLLDALWEQSGAAGRHTDPELAAELRSSFDEDITSEDAFIEFLDAWWPELTPAAVLVAMADERRLGRWARRILNPGEIRKVARSLRRDGHSVHDIAMLDELQAILGAPARPRKRRELDPLDQLTGLEELMPVREESQRERAERLAQERTEYAHVIVDEAQDLTPMQWRMVGRRGRHATWTVVGDPAQSSWSDPDEAAQARDEALGTRPRRRFELTVNYRNPAEIAELAAKVLALAMPGSQSPKAVRSTGVEPRFTVVDDTLAETVRAEAARLLERVDGTVGVVVAMQRREEARRWLAGLGDRVVALGSLEAKGLEYDATVVVSPAEIADESPAGLRVLYVALTRATQQLTVVSADRDEPDGASVPDLLRD, encoded by the coding sequence GTGGCCGCTCAGGCTCAACAGGAAACCGCGCTCGACTCCCTGAGAGACAGAGAGATCGGCGTCGAACAGGAACACCTGGACCGGGTGTACCGGCGTCTCGAGGAGAAGATCCACGAGGCCGAGTTCCTCATGAACGACGCCGCCCAGCGCGGCCAGGTCGGCACGCCCGGCGCGCTCGCCGAGCGGGACGCCCAGGTCTTCCGGGCCGGCATACACCTCAGCCGGCTGAACAACGAGTTCGAGGACTTCCTCTTCGGCCGCATCGACCTGCTGCGCGGCAAGGACGGCAAGAAGGGCCCCGACGGCGCCTACACCGCCATGGAGCCCGCCGAGGGCGCGGTGCGGGAGGACAGCACCGCCGACATCGCCGAGACGCTGCACATCGGCCGCATCGGTGTCCTCGACCAGGACTACGCCCCGCTGGTCATCGACTGGCGGGCCCCGGCCGCCGCCCCCTTCTACCGGTCGACGCCCGTGGACCCCGGCCGGGTCGTCCGCCGCCGGGTCATCCGCTCCAAGGGACGCAAGGTGCTCGGCGTCGAGGACGACCTGATGCGCCCCGAGCTCACGGCCTACCTCGACGGCCACGAGCTGCCCGTCATCGGCGACGGTGCCCTGATGGCCGCGCTCGGCCAGGCCCGCAGCCACACCATGCGCGACATCGTCGCCTCCATCCAGGCCGAGCAGGACCTGGTCATCCGCGCCCCCGCCGCCTCCGTCACGTACGTCGAGGGCGGCCCCGGCACCGGCAAGACCGCCGTCGCCCTGCACCGCGCGGCCTACCTCCTCTACCAGGACCGCCGCCGGTACGCGGGCGGCATCCTGATCGTCTCGCCGACCCCGCTGCTCGTCGCCTACACCGAGGGCGTGCTGCCCTCCCTCGGCGAGGAGGGCCAGGTCGCCATCCGCGCCATCGGCTCCCTCGTCGACGGCGCCGAGGCCACGCTCTACGACTCGCCGGCCGTGGCCCGCGCCAAGGGCTCGTCCCGCATGCTCAAGGTGCTGCGCAAGGCCGCGCGCGGAGCCCTGGAGCTGAACGATTCACCGGCCCGGCTGCGGGTGGTCGCCTTCGGCCGCCGCCTGGAGCTGGAGGCCGAGCAGCTGGCGGGCATCCGCCGCACCGCCCTCGGCGGCACCGCCCCCGTGAACCTGCTGCGCCCCCGCGCCCGCAAGCTCCTGCTGGACGCCCTGTGGGAGCAGTCCGGCGCGGCCGGCCGGCACACCGACCCGGAGCTCGCCGCCGAGCTGCGCTCCTCCTTCGACGAGGACATCACCTCCGAGGACGCCTTCATCGAATTCCTCGACGCCTGGTGGCCCGAGCTGACCCCGGCGGCCGTCCTGGTCGCCATGGCCGACGAGCGGCGCCTCGGCCGCTGGGCCCGGCGGATCCTCAACCCCGGCGAGATCCGCAAGGTCGCCCGCTCCCTCAGGCGCGACGGCCACTCGGTGCACGACATCGCGATGCTCGACGAGCTCCAGGCCATCCTCGGCGCCCCGGCCCGCCCCCGGAAGAGGCGCGAACTCGACCCGCTCGACCAGCTCACCGGCCTGGAGGAGCTGATGCCGGTGCGTGAGGAGTCGCAGCGCGAACGGGCCGAGCGCCTCGCGCAGGAGCGCACCGAGTACGCGCACGTCATCGTCGACGAGGCCCAGGACCTCACGCCCATGCAGTGGCGCATGGTCGGCCGCCGCGGCCGGCACGCCACCTGGACGGTCGTCGGCGACCCGGCCCAGTCCTCCTGGTCCGACCCGGACGAGGCCGCCCAGGCCCGCGACGAGGCCCTCGGCACCCGTCCGCGCCGCCGCTTCGAGCTCACCGTGAACTATCGCAACCCGGCCGAGATCGCCGAGCTCGCCGCCAAGGTGCTGGCCCTGGCCATGCCCGGATCCCAGTCCCCGAAGGCGGTCCGCTCCACCGGCGTCGAGCCCCGCTTCACGGTCGTGGACGACACCTTGGCCGAGACCGTCCGCGCCGAGGCCGCCCGGCTGCTGGAGCGCGTCGACGGCACGGTCGGTGTGGTCGTCGCCATGCAGCGCCGCGAGGAGGCCCGGCGCTGGCTCGCCGGGCTCGGCGACCGGGTCGTGGCGCTCGGCAGCCTGGAGGCGAAGGGCCTGGAGTACGACGCGACGGTCGTGGTCTCCCCGGCGGAGATCGCCGACGAGTCCCCGGCCGGTCTGCGTGTGCTCTACGTCGCACTGACCCGGGCCACCCAGCAGCTCACCGTCGTCTCCGCCGATCGGGACGAGCCCGACGGGGCCTCAGTCCCGGACCTGCTCAGGGACTGA
- a CDS encoding anti-sigma factor family protein: MSGPMQGSPVPNEHETVGAYALGILDDAEATAFEAHLATCEWCAQQLDELAGMEPMLAALADLPGSGTPAIGESLSAKPRPRLVEKLVDEVADRRAQKRRRSFYMVAAAGALIIGGPFVAVATNGGGDGGGAENRPLAASPAKEAFDGISDKISATDPSTKVTATVALQKKDWGTGVVTELKNVKGPLKCALVAVGKNGERETLSSWSVPEWGYGLPDAKSEKAKEPLYVQGGAAFEPNEIDHFEVVTFDGKRLVEVDA, from the coding sequence ATGTCTGGACCCATGCAGGGATCTCCGGTGCCGAACGAGCACGAGACCGTCGGCGCCTACGCTCTCGGCATCCTCGACGACGCCGAAGCAACCGCTTTCGAAGCCCACCTGGCGACCTGTGAATGGTGCGCCCAGCAGCTCGACGAGCTGGCCGGCATGGAGCCCATGCTCGCCGCCCTCGCCGACCTGCCCGGCTCCGGCACGCCCGCGATCGGCGAGTCGCTGTCCGCGAAGCCCCGGCCGCGCCTGGTGGAGAAGCTGGTCGACGAGGTCGCCGACCGCCGCGCCCAGAAGCGCCGCCGCAGTTTCTACATGGTGGCCGCGGCCGGCGCGCTGATCATCGGCGGCCCCTTCGTCGCGGTCGCGACGAACGGCGGCGGTGACGGCGGCGGCGCGGAGAACCGCCCGCTCGCGGCGAGCCCCGCCAAGGAGGCCTTCGACGGCATCTCCGACAAGATCTCGGCCACCGACCCGAGCACCAAGGTCACCGCGACGGTCGCCCTCCAGAAGAAGGACTGGGGGACGGGCGTGGTCACGGAGCTGAAGAACGTCAAGGGCCCGCTCAAGTGCGCCCTCGTCGCGGTCGGCAAGAACGGCGAGCGGGAGACCCTGTCCTCCTGGTCCGTCCCGGAATGGGGCTACGGCCTGCCGGACGCCAAGTCCGAGAAGGCCAAGGAGCCGCTGTACGTCCAGGGCGGCGCCGCCTTCGAGCCGAACGAGATCGACCACTTCGAGGTAGTCACCTTCGACGGCAAGCGGCTGGTCGAGGTCGACGCGTAG
- a CDS encoding sigma-70 family RNA polymerase sigma factor: MSQPSEPDEELMRALYREHAGPLLAYVLRLVAGDRQRAEDVVQETLIRAWKNAGQLNRATGSVRPWLVTVARRIVIDGHRSRQARPQEVDPSPLEVIPAEDEIDKALWLMTLSDALDDLTPAHREVLVETYFKGRTVNEAAETLGIPSGTVRSRVFYALRSMKLALEERGVTA, from the coding sequence ATGTCCCAGCCCTCGGAACCCGACGAGGAGCTGATGCGTGCGCTCTATCGCGAACACGCCGGACCCCTGCTTGCGTATGTCCTGCGCCTGGTCGCCGGAGACCGGCAGCGCGCCGAGGACGTCGTGCAGGAGACGCTCATCCGTGCCTGGAAGAACGCCGGACAGCTCAATCGAGCGACCGGATCGGTACGCCCCTGGCTGGTGACGGTCGCCCGGCGCATCGTCATCGACGGCCACCGCAGCCGGCAGGCCCGGCCGCAGGAGGTCGACCCGTCGCCGCTGGAGGTCATCCCCGCGGAGGACGAGATCGACAAGGCGCTGTGGCTGATGACTCTGTCGGACGCACTCGACGACCTGACCCCCGCCCACCGGGAGGTGCTCGTCGAGACGTACTTCAAGGGGCGTACCGTCAATGAGGCGGCCGAAACCCTGGGCATACCCAGCGGAACCGTCCGCTCCAGGGTCTTCTACGCCCTGCGTTCGATGAAGCTCGCACTGGAGGAGCGGGGGGTGACGGCGTGA